In Streptomyces sp. HUAS ZL42, the DNA window CTCGACGCCGCCCGGCAGGACCGCACCTGGCAGCAGCTCAAGGGGGCTGAGAAGTACGGCGAGTTGACCGGCACCCTCTACATCGCCAGCACCGACCCGGAGTCCTCCAACTCCGGTGCCCTCTACCTCGCCGCCGCCTCCTACGTCGCGAACAGCGGCCGGGTCGTGGCGAGCGCGGCCGACGTCGACCGCACGGCGCCCCTGATGCGCAAGCTGATCGGCGTCCAGGGCGCCCAGCAGGCCGGCACGGACGCGGCCTTCCGGGACTTCGTCAGCGGTGCCGGCAACCCGCTGGTCCTGGTGTACGAGTCGCAGGTCGCCGCCCTCCTCGGCGAGGGGCAGAACCCGGGTGACCTCGTGGTCCTCTACCCGGACACGACCGTCAACAGCGACCACACCGTCGTCCCGCTCACCGACGACGGCCGCGCGCTCGGCGAACTGCTCAGCACCGACCCGCGGTTGCGCAAGCTGGCCGTACGGCACGGCTTCCGGCCGCAGGGCGCCGGTGCCGAGTTCGCGTCCGCGGATGCCGACCGCGGCGCGTACCTCAACCAGGGACTGACCGGTGTCCGGCAGGCGCCCGTGCCCACCTCCGCGGTGCTGCACGAGTTGGCGCGCCGGGCCCGCGGATAACGGGGGAACAGTAAATGACCACAGACAACGACACCTTCACGCTCACACCGCCCGAGGCCGTCGCACCCGTGCCCCGGGAGAAGGCCGGCGGGCTCGTCCCCGTCGACGACGGCGTCCGTACGGACATGGCGCGCAGGGCCTCCGAGTACGTCCGGGGCCTCGCCGTTCTCGACGCCCGCTCGCCCGAGTTCGCCGGCAAGGTCGGCGAGATCACCGCGCTGGGCGCCGGCGAGATGCGCACCGCGACGGCACAGTCCAACCGGATGCTGGAGCGCACCGTCCGCTCCCTGCCGTCCAAGGGCGGGGACGCCCAGTCCCAGGTCGCGGGCTCGCTCGTCGAACTCCGCCGGGTCGTGGAGGACCTGGACCCGCGCGACCTGCCCGCGGCCAAGGGGCGCAAGTTCCTCTCCCGGCTGCCCGGCGGCAACAAGCTGCGCGACCACGTCGCCAAGTACGCCTCGGCGCAGGGCACCCTGAACAGGATCGTCGGCTCGCTGCGCGGCGGCCAGGACGAACTGCGCCGCGACAACGCGGCGTTGCAGACCGAGCGGGTCCGCCTGTGGGAGACCATGGGCAAGCTCCAGGAGTACGTCGTCCTGACGGAGGCCCTGGACACGGCGGTCGAGGAGCACATCGCCGGTGTGGAGGCGACGGATCCCGCGCAGGCCGACAGCCTGCGCGCGGACGTCCTCTTCCCCGTCCGGCAGAAGCACCAGGACCTGCTGACCCAGCTCGCGGTGTCCGCGCAGGGCTACCTGGCCATGGACGTCGTACGCCGCAACAACGACGAGCTGATCAAGGGCGTGGACCGCGCGGCCACGACGACCGTGTCCGCGCTGCGCATCTCGGTGATGCTGGCCTCCGCCCTCGACAACCAGAAGAAGGTGATCGAGCAGGTCAACGCCCTGCGCGGCACGACCGAGGACCTCATCCGGGGCAATGCGGAGATGCTGGCGACGCAGAGCGGGGAGATCCAGCGCATCGCCGCCGACCCGGCGGTGGGTGCCGAGACGCTGCGGTCCGCCTTCCAGCAGATCTACCGCACGCTCGACGCGATCGACACCTACAAGGTGCAGGCGACCGAGGCGATGGCCGCGACCGTGGAGTCCCTCACCTCCGAACTCCAGCACGCGAGCGCGTACCTGGAGCGGAGCCGGTCGCAGGGTGCGCTCGAAGGGGGGCTCGGATGACACGACGCGCACTCGCCGTCGCCCTCGCCGCGACCGCCCTGCTGACGGCCTGCTC includes these proteins:
- a CDS encoding toxic anion resistance protein; this translates as MTTDNDTFTLTPPEAVAPVPREKAGGLVPVDDGVRTDMARRASEYVRGLAVLDARSPEFAGKVGEITALGAGEMRTATAQSNRMLERTVRSLPSKGGDAQSQVAGSLVELRRVVEDLDPRDLPAAKGRKFLSRLPGGNKLRDHVAKYASAQGTLNRIVGSLRGGQDELRRDNAALQTERVRLWETMGKLQEYVVLTEALDTAVEEHIAGVEATDPAQADSLRADVLFPVRQKHQDLLTQLAVSAQGYLAMDVVRRNNDELIKGVDRAATTTVSALRISVMLASALDNQKKVIEQVNALRGTTEDLIRGNAEMLATQSGEIQRIAADPAVGAETLRSAFQQIYRTLDAIDTYKVQATEAMAATVESLTSELQHASAYLERSRSQGALEGGLG